One window of the Chryseobacterium camelliae genome contains the following:
- a CDS encoding DNA-3-methyladenine glycosylase, with translation MKLPETYYRNPDTLFLAKDLLGKVLYTCSDGNISAGIIVETEAYGGISDQASHAYGGRRTGRTETMYRNGGVSYVYLCYGIHYLFNVVTSVEDDPQAVLIRAIEPLSGQELMQLRRNMPVSKTAISSGPGSAAKALGIDRSMNGKELTGDEIWIEDHGISYASDQVVSGPRIGVAYAREDALLPWRFYVRGNRYVSKPRS, from the coding sequence ATGAAGTTACCTGAAACCTACTACAGAAATCCTGATACGCTTTTCCTTGCCAAAGACCTTCTAGGAAAAGTACTGTACACCTGTTCAGACGGAAATATTTCAGCCGGCATCATCGTTGAAACGGAAGCTTATGGTGGAATATCCGACCAGGCATCCCATGCCTACGGCGGGCGGCGTACCGGCAGGACCGAAACCATGTACCGGAACGGCGGTGTCTCTTACGTTTACCTGTGTTATGGCATCCACTACCTTTTCAATGTCGTTACTTCTGTGGAAGATGATCCTCAGGCGGTGCTGATCAGAGCTATAGAGCCTCTGTCTGGACAGGAACTTATGCAGCTGCGCAGGAATATGCCGGTTTCCAAAACAGCCATTTCATCAGGACCGGGATCGGCAGCAAAGGCATTAGGCATAGACCGCTCTATGAACGGAAAAGAACTGACCGGAGATGAAATCTGGATTGAAGACCATGGAATTTCCTATGCTTCCGACCAGGTTGTATCCGGTCCGCGAATCGGGGTAGCCTATGCCAGGGAAGATGCGCTGCTGCCGTGGCGGTTTTATGTCAGGGGCAACCGGTATGTCAGTAAGCCCAGAAGCTGA
- a CDS encoding aldo/keto reductase: protein MEKRTISHTDLTVAPVNFGGNVFGWTLDEKQSFHILDRFADAGFNFIDTADTYSWWVNGKGGQSEEIIGKWMKSRSNRNDMVIATKVGSETREHDFDISKKHILKSVDDSLKRLGTDHIDLYYTHFDDGKTPVEETLEAYDEIIKAGKVRYIGVSNVSPERIRQSFEAAEKHLLPKYVALQPHYNLMEREGFEKDYHPLVKEYGLSVFPYFSLAGGFLTGKYRDESDFDKSSRGGGMKKYLNDKGMKVLKALDELSEKHQAGQASIALAWLLANPAVTAPIVSATSDSQLQALFKAVDIKLDEQDMHMLIDSSK, encoded by the coding sequence ATGGAAAAAAGAACAATCAGCCACACAGACTTAACAGTAGCGCCGGTTAATTTCGGAGGGAATGTATTCGGGTGGACCCTGGATGAGAAGCAGTCCTTTCATATCCTGGACCGGTTTGCAGATGCCGGCTTCAATTTCATTGATACCGCAGATACCTATTCCTGGTGGGTCAACGGCAAGGGTGGACAGTCTGAGGAAATCATCGGAAAATGGATGAAAAGCCGCTCCAACAGAAATGACATGGTTATTGCCACCAAAGTAGGTTCTGAAACCCGTGAACATGATTTTGACATCAGTAAAAAGCATATCCTGAAATCCGTGGATGATTCGCTGAAAAGGCTCGGCACCGATCACATAGATCTGTATTACACGCATTTTGATGATGGTAAAACGCCGGTAGAAGAAACCCTGGAAGCCTACGATGAAATCATTAAAGCAGGCAAGGTCCGATATATCGGAGTATCCAATGTCTCACCGGAACGTATCCGGCAGTCATTTGAAGCAGCTGAAAAGCATCTTCTGCCGAAGTATGTAGCATTGCAGCCACATTATAACCTCATGGAAAGGGAAGGCTTTGAAAAGGATTATCACCCACTGGTTAAAGAATACGGTTTAAGTGTTTTCCCGTATTTTTCTCTGGCAGGAGGGTTTCTGACCGGTAAATACCGTGATGAATCTGATTTCGACAAAAGCTCCAGAGGAGGCGGCATGAAGAAATACCTGAATGACAAAGGCATGAAAGTGCTAAAAGCGCTGGATGAACTCAGTGAAAAGCATCAGGCAGGGCAGGCATCCATAGCGTTAGCCTGGCTGCTGGCAAATCCGGCGGTAACGGCTCCCATTGTAAGTGCTACGAGCGATTCCCAATTGCAGGCACTGTTCAAAGCAGTGGATATAAAACTGGATGAACAGGATATGCATATGCTGATCGATTCCAGTAAATAA
- a CDS encoding aldo/keto reductase: protein MKPEILNENHRLGLGGVAIGTAFADITDEQANEIFSKAWDLGIRYYDTSPWYGLTKSERRFGAFLQDKNREDFILSTKVGRIFTEVPESDVPPTMWQNPLNYDFRHDYTADAIKRSIEESLERTGMDRLDIVYVHDLSEDQVGDRYPYFLEQAKKGAFKVLSELRDQGVIKGWGMGVNKIEPILDCIDDADPDICLSATQYSILDHDFAVDVLLPAVKKAGVKLVSGAGYNSGFIAGRNRYNYKELIPKGMTEKRDRIKEIAQKYNTDIVHAALQFVLAADEFVSIIPGASTPEQVQDNVIALHAEIPSDFWKELKSEGLIYEKAQVPGDHSNSNQ from the coding sequence ATGAAACCAGAAATTTTAAATGAAAACCACAGGCTTGGGCTGGGAGGAGTTGCCATAGGAACTGCTTTCGCCGATATTACCGATGAACAGGCCAATGAAATATTCTCTAAAGCATGGGATTTAGGCATCAGGTATTATGATACCTCTCCATGGTATGGGCTTACGAAAAGTGAAAGGAGGTTCGGGGCCTTTTTACAGGATAAAAACAGGGAAGATTTCATCCTTTCTACCAAAGTAGGAAGAATCTTTACCGAAGTGCCGGAATCGGATGTGCCGCCAACCATGTGGCAAAACCCGCTGAATTATGATTTCAGGCATGATTATACTGCAGATGCCATTAAAAGATCAATTGAAGAAAGCCTGGAAAGGACCGGAATGGACCGTCTTGATATCGTCTATGTGCATGACCTTTCCGAAGACCAGGTGGGAGACCGCTATCCTTACTTTCTTGAGCAGGCTAAGAAAGGGGCTTTCAAAGTGCTTTCGGAATTGCGTGACCAGGGGGTTATCAAAGGCTGGGGAATGGGCGTTAATAAAATAGAACCCATCCTCGACTGTATTGATGATGCTGACCCCGACATCTGCCTGTCTGCAACCCAGTATTCCATCCTCGATCATGATTTCGCCGTAGACGTACTGCTTCCGGCCGTAAAGAAAGCTGGTGTGAAGCTGGTTTCCGGAGCAGGATACAATTCCGGGTTTATTGCCGGCAGGAACCGGTACAATTACAAGGAGCTTATTCCTAAAGGAATGACTGAAAAACGCGACAGAATTAAGGAAATCGCACAGAAATACAATACCGATATCGTGCATGCAGCCCTTCAGTTCGTCCTCGCTGCAGACGAGTTTGTTTCCATTATACCGGGCGCCAGTACGCCTGAACAGGTACAGGACAACGTGATTGCCCTTCACGCTGAAATTCCTTCGGACTTCTGGAAAGAGCTGAAATCCGAAGGACTGATCTATGAAAAAGCACAGGTTCCGGGTGATCATTCTAATAGTAATCAGTAA
- a CDS encoding NAD(P)/FAD-dependent oxidoreductase, with protein sequence MKKHIVIVGGGFAGINMIKSLKNDPRFRITLVDKNNYHFFPPLIYQVATSFIESSNISYPLRKMFANYKNVHFHMGSLESVDTAAQLLHTDTGSIGYDYLVLALGTETNFFGMNNVQRCALPMKTIEEALYLRNYMLLTLEEAARNKDVKKAEKLQNIVIAGGGPTGVELAGMIAEMGQYIAQKEYPEIKMSLSNLYLIDALPTLLSPMSKMAQEDAYETLTRLGVKILLNVSVKDYVDCKVILSDGRTIETETLIWTSGVIGREVKGLPEDSIGRGRRILTDAYNKVKGTENVYALGDIALQLTDQEYPKGHPQLAQVAIQQGKNLAGNLIRMEENKELKPFSYHNKGSMAIISKFRAVVDLPKFSFKGFIAWLTWLFIHIIPLVTFGSKIRLALDWMRLFVTNNPSIRLILRPKKNTGKD encoded by the coding sequence ATGAAAAAGCATATCGTCATCGTAGGCGGAGGTTTTGCAGGGATTAACATGATCAAATCTCTTAAAAACGATCCCAGGTTCAGAATTACTCTGGTCGACAAGAACAATTATCACTTCTTTCCCCCGCTGATCTACCAGGTAGCCACATCATTTATAGAATCATCCAACATCAGCTATCCGTTGCGGAAGATGTTCGCCAATTATAAGAATGTCCATTTTCATATGGGTAGCCTGGAAAGTGTAGATACGGCTGCACAGCTCCTGCACACGGATACGGGAAGTATCGGTTATGATTACCTTGTTCTTGCTCTGGGAACAGAGACCAACTTCTTCGGAATGAACAATGTACAGCGCTGTGCCCTTCCGATGAAAACCATTGAAGAAGCCCTTTACCTGAGGAATTATATGCTTCTTACCCTTGAGGAGGCTGCGCGGAATAAAGATGTTAAAAAAGCTGAAAAGCTTCAAAATATCGTGATTGCCGGTGGAGGTCCTACCGGAGTGGAACTGGCCGGGATGATCGCCGAAATGGGACAATATATTGCCCAGAAGGAATACCCGGAAATTAAAATGAGTTTGTCTAACCTCTATCTTATTGATGCACTTCCCACCCTGCTGTCTCCAATGAGCAAAATGGCTCAGGAAGATGCGTATGAAACACTGACCAGGCTGGGGGTGAAAATCCTGCTGAATGTATCGGTAAAAGATTATGTAGATTGTAAAGTCATTCTTTCTGACGGCAGAACGATAGAAACAGAAACCCTGATCTGGACATCCGGAGTCATAGGACGCGAGGTCAAAGGTTTACCGGAAGACAGCATTGGCCGTGGCCGCAGGATTCTCACAGATGCCTACAATAAGGTCAAAGGAACAGAAAATGTCTATGCTCTTGGAGATATTGCTCTCCAGCTAACCGATCAGGAATATCCGAAAGGACATCCGCAGCTCGCGCAGGTGGCTATACAGCAGGGAAAAAACCTGGCAGGAAACCTGATCCGGATGGAAGAAAATAAAGAACTCAAGCCTTTCAGTTATCATAATAAAGGAAGCATGGCCATTATTTCAAAATTCAGGGCGGTAGTGGATCTCCCGAAATTTTCCTTCAAAGGCTTTATAGCATGGCTTACCTGGCTGTTCATCCATATTATTCCGCTGGTAACTTTCGGAAGTAAAATACGTTTGGCATTAGATTGGATGCGCTTATTCGTAACAAATAATCCTTCGATCAGGCTTATTTTAAGGCCAAAGAAAAATACAGGTAAGGATTAG
- a CDS encoding anti-sigma factor — translation MNTKEYISSGIIESYILGLASPEEAGILECVMKNNAEVKAAFEEAQKVLEDLATAQAVAPPADLKSKIWDKIQEEQTVELPKPVIANDVQHEPHIKPVHDIRTAPERKTGWKTYAVAATALFLVSTAANLFWMNERSESKKQIAQLEAQQKNNALALQNMQQKWTMISSPEMKMVMLKGVEKHTDSKAMVFWDTRTKEVYLSAETLPKAPEGMQYQLWAIQGGKPVSAGMYSEDKDAKIALSTIPQAQAFAITLEKKGGSDVPTMENMYVMGEVSS, via the coding sequence TTGAATACTAAAGAATACATATCATCCGGAATTATAGAATCTTATATTCTAGGTCTTGCTTCCCCTGAAGAAGCAGGTATTTTGGAGTGTGTGATGAAGAACAATGCTGAAGTAAAAGCAGCATTTGAAGAAGCACAGAAAGTATTGGAAGATCTTGCCACAGCTCAGGCTGTAGCACCACCTGCTGATCTGAAATCCAAAATATGGGATAAAATCCAAGAAGAACAGACTGTTGAACTTCCAAAACCTGTTATTGCTAATGACGTGCAGCATGAACCGCATATAAAACCGGTTCATGATATCCGTACAGCTCCTGAAAGGAAAACCGGCTGGAAGACGTACGCGGTTGCTGCAACAGCATTATTCCTTGTGAGTACAGCGGCTAACCTTTTTTGGATGAATGAGCGTTCCGAAAGCAAAAAGCAGATTGCACAGCTTGAGGCTCAACAGAAAAACAATGCGCTTGCCCTGCAGAACATGCAGCAGAAATGGACAATGATTTCAAGTCCTGAAATGAAAATGGTGATGCTGAAGGGTGTTGAAAAGCATACGGATTCTAAAGCCATGGTTTTCTGGGATACCCGAACAAAAGAAGTATACCTATCCGCAGAAACTTTACCGAAAGCGCCTGAAGGCATGCAGTATCAGCTCTGGGCTATACAAGGGGGTAAGCCGGTGAGTGCAGGAATGTATTCAGAGGATAAGGACGCTAAAATTGCGCTCTCTACCATCCCTCAGGCTCAGGCCTTCGCTATTACCCTTGAAAAGAAAGGGGGCAGCGATGTTCCAACGATGGAAAACATGTATGTGATGGGTGAAGTCAGTTCATAG
- a CDS encoding RNA polymerase sigma factor: MNGNTLLIKTNYYSEEQLILLLKDKNENGFHYLYDHYSGALYGVILRIVQSKEYTEEIIQDVFVKIWNSIAQYDAGKGRFYTWMINIARNTAIDYLKSKSFQNELKNQSLPDFVYDSAELSVQDHTSDHIGFSSILGSLEKDKQQLIDMAYYQGYTQNEISEKLKMPLGTVKTKMRSALMKLKDLLKDYQ; the protein is encoded by the coding sequence TTGAACGGAAATACTTTACTTATTAAAACAAACTACTATTCGGAAGAGCAGCTTATCCTTCTACTTAAGGATAAAAACGAAAATGGTTTTCATTACCTTTATGACCATTATTCGGGCGCTTTATATGGGGTCATCCTCCGGATCGTACAATCCAAAGAGTATACTGAAGAAATCATCCAGGACGTTTTTGTTAAGATATGGAACTCCATTGCCCAATATGATGCCGGCAAAGGAAGGTTTTATACATGGATGATCAATATTGCAAGAAATACCGCGATCGATTATTTAAAATCAAAATCTTTTCAGAACGAACTTAAAAACCAATCGCTTCCGGATTTCGTATATGATTCTGCAGAGCTTTCTGTTCAGGACCATACGTCTGATCATATCGGATTCAGCAGTATACTCGGAAGTCTTGAAAAAGATAAGCAGCAACTCATAGATATGGCCTATTACCAGGGATATACGCAGAATGAAATCTCCGAAAAACTGAAGATGCCATTGGGAACCGTAAAGACCAAAATGAGAAGCGCACTGATGAAATTAAAAGACTTGCTAAAAGATTACCAATAA
- the msrB gene encoding peptide-methionine (R)-S-oxide reductase MsrB, whose product MAAAGSAQNTRFKTKNPYYSRTSTTPLKVSNSEWKKILKPELYQVAREGATEMAFTGKYSEFDEKGTYYCAVCGNPLFMSTSKFATTCGWPSFYQPMAKNSVKYRKDTSYNMERTEVLCGRCDSHLGHRFDDGPKPTGKRYCMNSVCLDFVPFKKK is encoded by the coding sequence ATGGCTGCAGCCGGCTCGGCACAGAATACCCGTTTTAAAACGAAGAATCCTTATTATTCACGCACTTCCACTACTCCGCTTAAAGTAAGCAACAGCGAATGGAAAAAGATACTAAAGCCAGAGCTGTACCAGGTAGCCCGGGAAGGTGCCACTGAGATGGCATTCACAGGGAAATACAGTGAGTTTGATGAGAAAGGAACGTACTACTGCGCCGTCTGCGGAAATCCTCTGTTCATGTCTACTTCCAAATTTGCCACCACGTGCGGATGGCCCTCTTTTTACCAGCCGATGGCTAAAAACAGTGTAAAGTACAGAAAAGACACTTCCTATAATATGGAAAGAACGGAAGTTTTATGCGGAAGATGTGATTCCCACCTGGGACACCGATTCGATGACGGACCAAAACCAACCGGAAAACGTTACTGCATGAATTCTGTTTGCCTTGATTTTGTTCCGTTTAAGAAAAAATAA
- a CDS encoding fasciclin domain-containing protein: protein MNTRTKITALTMVALSFAFSGHANAQMAKEKTVMVGGAPMYPSKNIIENAVNSKDHKTLVAAVKAAGLVETLQGAGPFTVLAPTDAAFGKLPKGTVETLVKPENKEMLTKILTYHVLPGKYSAKQIWAAVKAGNGKSMMKTVEGEELTFWTKGKDLYVKDAKGNSAKVTIADVNQSNGVIHVIDTVLMP, encoded by the coding sequence ATGAACACTAGAACAAAAATCACAGCATTGACCATGGTCGCATTATCATTCGCATTCAGCGGACATGCAAATGCACAGATGGCAAAAGAGAAAACAGTAATGGTAGGCGGTGCACCGATGTACCCTTCCAAGAATATTATTGAAAATGCGGTCAATTCCAAAGACCATAAAACATTGGTAGCCGCTGTAAAAGCAGCAGGATTGGTAGAAACGCTTCAGGGCGCAGGACCATTCACTGTGCTGGCTCCAACAGATGCAGCATTTGGCAAGCTTCCTAAAGGTACTGTTGAGACCCTGGTAAAGCCTGAAAATAAGGAAATGCTGACTAAAATCCTTACCTATCACGTACTTCCCGGAAAATACAGCGCCAAGCAGATCTGGGCAGCCGTGAAAGCAGGAAACGGAAAGAGTATGATGAAGACTGTGGAAGGTGAAGAACTGACGTTCTGGACAAAAGGTAAAGACCTGTATGTAAAGGATGCCAAAGGTAACAGCGCTAAAGTAACGATTGCTGATGTTAATCAGTCCAATGGTGTAATTCATGTAATAGATACAGTGTTGATGCCGTAA
- a CDS encoding ferritin-like domain-containing protein codes for MKKTISVSNQGATLDTGRRNFLKLSGIGLAMAGLTLVGCNDDDFEDMNGRVFDLGSGDIGVLNYAYALEQLEADFYTKVVNNFYSGISSVEKQVFTDLYNHEVIHRDFFKAAISGATSNVLPTLEFQYPNVNFNSRDSVLATAKALEDTGVAAYNGAGKYITNAAYLVIAGKIVSVEARHASAIRDLINPGTAAFSGDDVIDSNGLDLAKEPKDIVAAAGGFIKTPFTWIERGIM; via the coding sequence ATGAAAAAAACGATCAGTGTGTCTAACCAGGGAGCGACTCTGGATACAGGCAGAAGAAACTTTCTAAAGCTCAGCGGCATCGGGCTTGCTATGGCAGGACTTACGCTGGTAGGCTGTAACGATGACGATTTCGAGGATATGAACGGAAGAGTGTTCGACCTTGGAAGCGGTGATATAGGTGTACTGAATTATGCCTATGCTCTTGAACAGCTGGAAGCCGATTTTTATACAAAAGTGGTAAACAATTTCTATTCCGGCATTTCAAGTGTTGAAAAACAAGTGTTTACGGATCTGTATAATCATGAGGTGATCCACCGTGATTTCTTTAAGGCTGCGATCAGCGGTGCAACGTCCAATGTTCTGCCTACGCTTGAATTCCAGTATCCTAATGTGAATTTCAACAGCAGGGACTCTGTTCTGGCTACAGCTAAAGCCCTTGAAGATACAGGTGTTGCTGCCTATAACGGTGCCGGTAAATATATCACCAATGCAGCCTATCTTGTGATCGCGGGTAAAATTGTTTCTGTAGAAGCGAGACATGCGTCTGCGATCAGGGACCTTATTAATCCTGGAACAGCAGCGTTCTCCGGTGATGATGTTATCGATTCCAACGGGCTTGACCTTGCGAAAGAGCCTAAAGACATCGTGGCAGCAGCCGGCGGCTTCATAAAAACTCCTTTTACCTGGATAGAAAGAGGCATCATGTAA
- a CDS encoding ferritin-like domain-containing protein, producing MNILKLLDKLSDDQFFSTEATRLQTITKISSFGKKAAVAAVPLGLGTLLSTPAKAAETETSASSSFLKSTLTDALQLALVLEYLENEYYAIGLSTAGLIPNSDRTVFMQIAKHESAHVTFLKSTLTSLGVTPGAKPTFDFTANGSFTPFTNYNQFLVLAQAFEDTGVRAYKGQAGNVMSDKTVLQAALQIHSVEARHASQVRRMRANKGWIELANGGNMPAATNAVYNGEDNTNQAGYNTAAAFGAAAGSASFDEILTGSDAQTIASLFIV from the coding sequence ATGAACATTCTTAAATTACTCGATAAGCTTTCTGATGATCAGTTTTTTTCTACAGAAGCGACCAGATTGCAGACCATTACAAAAATATCCTCATTTGGAAAGAAAGCAGCCGTAGCTGCGGTTCCCCTTGGGCTCGGAACCTTATTGTCCACTCCGGCAAAAGCAGCAGAGACTGAAACTTCAGCTTCTTCTTCTTTCCTGAAGTCTACTTTGACGGATGCCCTTCAGCTGGCATTGGTTCTGGAATACCTGGAAAATGAATATTATGCCATCGGGCTTTCTACCGCAGGACTGATCCCGAATTCCGACAGGACTGTTTTTATGCAGATTGCCAAACATGAATCTGCCCACGTTACTTTCCTGAAAAGTACATTAACCTCTCTTGGGGTAACACCGGGTGCAAAACCTACATTTGATTTCACCGCTAACGGCAGTTTCACTCCTTTTACCAATTACAACCAGTTTCTGGTGCTTGCACAGGCATTCGAAGATACCGGAGTGAGAGCCTATAAAGGCCAGGCAGGGAATGTGATGTCCGACAAAACCGTATTGCAGGCTGCATTGCAGATTCATTCTGTAGAGGCAAGGCACGCTTCCCAGGTAAGAAGGATGAGAGCCAACAAAGGCTGGATCGAGCTTGCCAACGGCGGAAATATGCCGGCTGCAACCAATGCGGTATACAACGGTGAAGATAATACCAATCAGGCAGGATACAACACTGCAGCCGCATTCGGAGCTGCTGCGGGTTCTGCTTCATTTGACGAAATACTCACTGGAAGTGATGCCCAGACAATAGCCTCTTTATTTATTGTCTGA